From Alkaliphilus flagellatus, the proteins below share one genomic window:
- a CDS encoding ATP-binding cassette domain-containing protein, whose protein sequence is MLIIDINKAYKDFKLDVNFTADREVTVILGPSGSGKSTILNCIAGVAKPDNGRIAMDNDVYFDSEEGHILPIHRRRVGYVFQSYALFPHINVFKNIQYGLNNYKEAGTNDEVYRFAEAFKIEKLLKKYPYQLSGGEKQRVALARSLIIRPKVLLLDEPFAALDKRTKQILYNEFLEIKKKWNIPILMITHDEGEAQYLGDRIIRISNGCLINDTAL, encoded by the coding sequence ATGTTAATCATTGATATAAATAAAGCCTATAAAGACTTTAAATTAGATGTTAACTTCACTGCTGATAGAGAGGTAACTGTCATTTTAGGTCCATCTGGTTCTGGTAAATCTACAATATTAAATTGTATTGCAGGTGTAGCTAAACCAGACAATGGAAGGATAGCAATGGACAATGATGTCTATTTTGACTCAGAGGAAGGCCATATTTTGCCTATTCATAGAAGAAGAGTCGGATATGTTTTTCAGTCCTATGCTTTGTTTCCACATATAAATGTATTTAAAAATATTCAGTATGGACTGAATAATTATAAGGAAGCCGGTACTAATGATGAAGTGTATCGATTTGCAGAAGCCTTTAAAATTGAAAAGCTTCTTAAAAAATATCCATATCAGCTTTCAGGGGGAGAAAAGCAGAGGGTAGCTTTGGCTAGATCATTAATTATTAGGCCAAAGGTCCTTTTATTAGATGAACCCTTTGCAGCATTAGATAAGCGTACAAAACAAATACTGTATAATGAATTTTTAGAGATAAAGAAAAAGTGGAACATCCCAATATTAATGATTACCCATGATGAAGGGGAAGCACAATATTTGGGGGATAGAATTATAAGGATATCAAATGGATGTTTAATTAATGATACTGCGCTTTGA